The DNA window CTACAAATTCATGTTCCCCCCTGACCTGGAGAAGCCAACGCTGGCTTTCATTGGCCTCATCCAGCCCCTGGGCCCCATCATGCCCATCTCCGAGCTCCAGTGTCGCTGGGCCACCCGCGTCTTCAAGGGTAAGCGAGGCAGGGTGGGAGGATGTAGCCAGGCTCCCCAGGCCACAGCAAGGCTCAGTTGTTCAAGTGGTGGCATCCCCTCGCACACCGCCTCCCTCCACTCGCCTTTGTTGTCCTCCTTTTGTTTATTCATAAGCACAAAAACCACCGTTGCATTTTGCAGTGAGCCTCGTGCTCATCTTTTCTTGTGGGGGCCACTAACAGGCTCCGTTATCTACAACCACCTTCTCCCTCGTCCTTTGCTCCTGCCATGATGGCACGTGGCCAAAGCCCCAAAGGCTTTTGTGTGCAAGCAGAGGCCAGACGTACCATGGTGGGAGCacagccctccctcctgccacggcctcctcttccccagggctGCTTGACCTGCCACCATCTGCCAACATGCTGGCTGACATCATGCAAACCAAGGAGGAAATGGCCAAGCGGTAAGGACCCTGCGCAGCCATTACCGCTGCCACCATTACTGCCATGTCCACATGCCAGCACccacctgccctccctgcccacaGGTACGTGAAGAGCCAGCGGCACACCATCCAGGTGGATTACATCCCCTACATGGACGAGCTCGCCTGCCAGGTGGGGGTCAAGCCCAACCTGCTCGCCCTCTTCCTCACCGACCCCAAGCTGGCGCTGGAGGTGCTCTTCGGGCCCTGCACGCCATACCAGTACCGCCTGCGGGGCCCGGGCAAGTGGCCGGGCGCCAGGGAGGCGATCCTCACCCAGCATCAGCGTGTGGTCAAGCCCCTGCAAACCACAGCCAAGGGCCGTCCTCCCCACTCCAGCACCACATCCCACATCTTCAAGTTCTTCAGCATCGGTTTGATTGTGGCCACCCTTGCCTATGTCTCGCTCTCTCCTTAACCCAAAATGCAGGAGGCAGCGGGTCCTGTTGGCAatcttcttctcttcctttgggcTCAGGTGTTTCTGTAGTCTCGTACTAGGTCTGCCGCCACACCAGGAGGCATGGAGGGGGTTGGTTCCTTGAAGATGCAGTCTGCTCTTTCTCACCTTCCTGCTCTGCCAGAGCCACGTGAGATCTTCTCAGGGGCTGCTCTGAGGACACGGATCGCTCCGTTCCCTAAATCCTGGCCCGGCAGCTCCGCAAGCTCTACCCATGAGTTGTCCGTACAGAGGTGGTGCAGAAACCAGGAACTCGCCTGGCCAGGGCGTCTCGGGAAAAGGGCAATAAAGCTGGTCCCTGTGCCAGGGGGACCAGGGACCAGGCTGCGGGGATGTCTCAGTCTCTGGTGTCCATCCTGAGGCGTCTGTCTTGCCCACGCAGGGCCTGCCCAGCCCACAGGCCCCCTGGCCGCTTGCACCCACCGCCAGCCAGCTCTACCCCACAGCCAGCCTGCCCACCCGTGGCGCGGCAGCCCAGACCCACGACCATCCCGGATCCGTTctttccctgccacccccaggctCCGGCCCCACCACTGCCCTAAACCGGCGTGGCCGCCCACCCGCTGTAGGGAGGGTGAAGCCGCACGGCCCTCAGCCGCCATGTCCAAGGCCAGGCCGGCCGCAATTAACGGCAATGGGCGAAGTCGCCCTCAAAAAACACGGTGCTCCAGGCAGCGGGGATCGGGTCGGCGGTAGCGGCGACGGCGGCGTCGGAGGGGGGGGGCGCGGCCATAgagcggcgcggggggggcgggccACAGCGCCCCGCAgaggctggcggcggcggcggggggtgtCGCCATTTTGGACGGAGGCGGagagcggggcggcggcggcggcggcggcgggcaggtggggccgcgggcgggggctgggccccgcggcggggccgtgTGGTGACAGCGGGGTAGTCACGGCTGGCCGGCCGCGAGTGGGTGGCAGCGGGCCGGGCGCTGCTGCGGAAGACGGTGGGTGAGGCTCGGCTGGGCGTCCCCACGGATGACACTGAGGTGGGTAATGGTCGCCTGGCCCCCTCATGCATAGTcgccccagctgtgccctgcagccGGCCCACAGCCCCTCAGGAGGGCCCTGACCCTGGCCTCCTCAGGGCCGTGGCAGCCGCTGCTTCCCTGCAACCCGGCGTGGAAGGGGAGCGGGCGGCCGTGGGCCAAGCGGGCCGTGACAGCCCTGCCACCGCTTTGCAGAGCCCTTGTCCTAGCCGTGCCCACTTGGCGTGAGTCCTCTCCCTGGTTTCCCAGCTCATCCCCTTAATGTTACAGCAGCCTCACGGCTGAGCTCTGGTTCCCTTCTCtgaaggagggaggcaggagagtCCAGGCGAGTCATGCTTCCCTGGGACTAAGTGTGCTGAGCAGAGACCCCATTTCTCCAAAATAAACCCTCTCAGGCTGGCCACCAGCGTTTCCTAGTGCGGGTCACCGGGTGggagaggcagccagcatggcatGTTTCAGGGCCCACTGGTGTATTTCGTGTGtcattttcagaagcaaaatggGGAGGTGGGGCTGGGTGAAACTGAAGGGGCCTAGTGATCCGCAGGCAGGCACCCACCTTACTGCAGactgcagctggcagcatcTTGCTGTCGAACTGGGAACGGATGCGCTGACGCTGCGGATGTTTGCTTGGTCTCTGGTACGGGCAGCGCTTCCATTAGTGACTTGGATGTACTTGTGGCACTCCATCAGAGCATGCCGTGCTACAAGGGCTTGTCTGAATGCAGGAGGGTTTGAGCTGTAGAAGTTAATGCCATAAAACCAAGGACTGTGGGCTATGCTCAAAGAGCTCACTGTCCCAGTGCAGCAGGATGCCTGTGTGCACAATGCAGGAGGTGGGGTGGTCTTGCCAGCACGGGGTTTTGAATGCCATGCGCTGGAAAGGAGCCACCGCCTAGGAGGAACCTCAGGAGGTGTTTGGAGAGCATGACCTGTGAGGGTCAGCCAGAGGGACTGGATTCCTTttagagaagagaaagggaagctTTCATGTCTGTTAACACCTGCACATATCGCTCAGGTATGTCTTGGTACAAGAGGATGTTCAGGCTTTCCTACCTTCCTCCCCATAGATGAGAAGTAAAGGAGCCTTAGCTGGGGAAGAAGCTCCTGAAGAGCAGGTCTAGTGGCACAGGGTCAGGTTTAGTGAGGAGCCAGCTGAGCCTCctccagggcagagcaggaagaTGTCAGAGCAAGTGGTGCAACTCATCTGCCCTGGTTCTTCAGGTACACTTGATCCTCACTGAGAGGGGGTGGGGATTCGGGTTAGCTGTCCTCTTGAGCTGCCTCTTAGTGCTCAGGATTTAAGAAATACTTTAGTAATTGCTCCATAATGTTCTAAAGCCTGGCTTTGGCTGGCAGCCTCGCCTGGCACCCTTCATATAACTTGATCTTCTAAACAAATCCCCAAATGTTGCAACTGAGTGCATGGAGCAAGGCTGGCTGTCCTCCTGCCTTGCCCTGCAGAGCCCGTGATCGGTGCAGTAAGCTGAAAGCTGCAAAATAAGCCCAGGACAGGGGCAAGAATGCCCAATCCATCTCAGCTTCTGGAAACTTGGTAAGGCCTGAAGAGTCCCCTGTAGCTTGCGGTGGCTTTGTTATTTGTTCCAAGAGGT is part of the Phalacrocorax carbo chromosome 6, bPhaCar2.1, whole genome shotgun sequence genome and encodes:
- the LOC135314124 gene encoding flavin-containing monooxygenase 3-like, which gives rise to MSTCQHPPALPAHRYVKSQRHTIQVDYIPYMDELACQVGVKPNLLALFLTDPKLALEVLFGPCTPYQYRLRGPGKWPGAREAILTQHQRVVKPLQTTAKGRPPHSSTTSHIFKFFSIGLIVATLAYVSLSP